The proteins below come from a single Eubacterium limosum genomic window:
- the amrA gene encoding AmmeMemoRadiSam system protein A, which translates to MSVVGTFIVPHPPIILPEVGRGEEQKIEKTARAYRAVAKHIAELKPETIVMTSPHSIMYADYFHISPGSGARGDLRAFGVSGVTVEASYDEVFAKSIGIQAEEDGIPAGTLGEKDSRLDHGTLIPLRFLEPFNLSFEVVRIGLSGLPMIDHYRFGESIAKAADKLDRRIVIIASGDLSHKLKADGPYGFAPEGPAFDADVTTAMRHADFLRFLTYEPGFCERAAECGLGSFAIMAGALDGMAVDPELLSYEGPFGVGYAVAAFYPVSKDSDRHFEKQYEQQERNRLKDLKSQEDAYVRLARYALEAYIKTGMPAKMPKDLPEELTNRQAGVFVSLKKNGKLRGCIGTISPVTASVAEEILRNAVSAGLSDPRFPQVKASELKELVYSVDVLSPPEAIDSPDALDTRRYGVIVTKGHKRGLLLPNLDGVDSVEQQIAIVKQKAGIPVDETCELERFEVVRHS; encoded by the coding sequence ATGTCTGTGGTTGGTACTTTTATTGTGCCGCATCCACCCATTATTTTGCCGGAAGTGGGGCGCGGCGAGGAACAGAAGATTGAAAAAACAGCCCGGGCTTACAGGGCTGTGGCAAAACACATTGCAGAGCTAAAGCCGGAAACCATCGTGATGACCTCTCCCCATTCAATCATGTATGCCGATTATTTTCATATTTCGCCGGGGAGCGGAGCCAGGGGTGATCTGCGTGCCTTTGGTGTCAGCGGTGTTACGGTAGAAGCCTCCTATGACGAAGTGTTTGCAAAATCCATTGGCATTCAGGCAGAGGAGGATGGTATCCCGGCCGGGACGCTCGGCGAAAAGGATTCAAGGCTTGACCACGGCACGCTGATTCCGCTGCGTTTTCTTGAACCTTTTAACCTTTCCTTTGAAGTGGTACGTATAGGCCTGTCCGGCTTGCCGATGATTGACCACTACCGCTTTGGCGAGAGTATTGCAAAGGCGGCCGACAAGCTTGACCGCCGGATTGTGATCATTGCCAGCGGCGATTTGTCCCATAAATTAAAGGCGGACGGGCCTTACGGCTTTGCGCCTGAAGGGCCAGCGTTTGACGCAGATGTGACAACAGCCATGAGGCATGCAGATTTTTTGAGATTTTTGACCTATGAGCCGGGTTTTTGTGAAAGGGCGGCCGAATGTGGGCTTGGTTCTTTTGCCATTATGGCGGGTGCACTGGACGGAATGGCAGTAGACCCAGAGCTTTTGTCCTATGAAGGCCCCTTTGGGGTAGGTTATGCGGTAGCGGCCTTTTACCCAGTAAGCAAGGATTCAGACCGCCATTTTGAAAAGCAATATGAACAACAGGAAAGAAATCGGCTGAAAGACCTGAAAAGCCAGGAGGATGCTTATGTCCGTCTGGCGCGTTATGCGCTTGAAGCCTACATAAAGACTGGCATGCCGGCCAAGATGCCAAAAGACCTGCCAGAAGAGCTGACAAACAGGCAGGCAGGCGTCTTTGTTTCCCTCAAAAAAAATGGAAAGCTCCGCGGCTGTATCGGAACAATTTCTCCAGTAACGGCCAGCGTGGCAGAAGAAATTTTGAGGAATGCTGTCAGTGCAGGGCTGTCAGATCCACGGTTTCCGCAGGTTAAGGCTTCAGAGTTGAAAGAGCTTGTCTACAGTGTGGATGTGTTAAGTCCGCCGGAGGCCATTGATTCGCCCGATGCTCTTGATACCCGCCGCTATGGGGTGATCGTTACAAAAGGGCACAAGCGGGGATTACTCCTGCCGAACCTTGATGGCGTAGACAGTGTGGAACAGCAGATCGCCATTGTGAAGCAAAAAGCCGGAATACCAGTTGATGAAACCTGTGAACTGGAACGGTTTGAGGTGGTGCGTCATTCATGA
- the amrS gene encoding AmmeMemoRadiSam system radical SAM enzyme, producing the protein MKLTCDLCPHHCVIEEGRTGFCQARGNNSGRIVCENYGRLTSAAMDPIEKKPLKRFFPGTSILSVGSYGCNLRCSFCQNSSISMSGRDTRTIHVTPEMLADKAESLKEAGNIGIAYTYNEPLIGYEFVRDCAVLIHERGMKNVVVTNGNICSNYFEALFPLIDAMNIDLKAFNESFYEAVSGDFKTVKANIRLAVEHCHVEVTTLVIPGENDSDEEMDALAEWLAGINPEIPLHVSRFFPCYQMLDRGPTEIETVCRLAEIARNHLEYVYTGNC; encoded by the coding sequence ATGAAGCTAACCTGTGATTTATGCCCTCACCACTGCGTTATTGAGGAAGGCCGGACAGGCTTTTGCCAGGCCCGGGGCAACAATAGCGGACGGATTGTCTGTGAAAACTATGGCAGACTTACCTCAGCAGCTATGGATCCCATTGAAAAGAAACCCTTGAAGCGTTTTTTTCCAGGAACCTCAATTCTTTCAGTGGGCAGCTATGGCTGTAACCTTCGCTGTTCATTTTGCCAGAACAGCTCGATTTCCATGAGTGGACGCGACACCCGAACGATCCATGTCACGCCGGAGATGCTGGCGGACAAGGCGGAAAGCCTGAAAGAAGCAGGAAATATCGGTATTGCCTATACCTACAACGAACCGTTGATCGGCTATGAGTTTGTGCGGGACTGCGCAGTGCTGATCCATGAAAGAGGCATGAAAAATGTGGTGGTGACCAATGGCAATATCTGTTCAAACTATTTTGAAGCGCTTTTCCCTTTGATCGACGCCATGAATATTGATTTAAAGGCTTTTAATGAATCCTTTTATGAGGCGGTGAGCGGCGATTTTAAAACGGTTAAGGCAAATATCCGCCTGGCGGTAGAACACTGCCATGTTGAGGTAACAACGCTGGTCATTCCCGGAGAAAATGACAGTGATGAGGAAATGGACGCACTGGCAGAGTGGCTGGCCGGTATTAATCCTGAAATCCCACTGCATGTGTCGCGGTTTTTCCCATGCTATCAAATGCTGGACAGAGGC